One region of Ananas comosus cultivar F153 linkage group 9, ASM154086v1, whole genome shotgun sequence genomic DNA includes:
- the LOC109714979 gene encoding senescence-specific cysteine protease SAG39-like — protein sequence MASPLAKCLCAAMLILTTLWASHVSARELSDMSMVERHEEWMAENGRVYKDAAEKARRFEIFKSNAQLVDSFNAGNHKYWLGTNKFADLTNDEFKATRTGFRTSKTTNTVKISKRFKYENVSAVPASMDWRTRGVVTPVKDQGQCGCCWAFSAVAAMEGITKLTTGKLISLSEQELVDCDVEGEDQGCEGGLMDDAFGFIISKGGLTTESNYPYRAMDGNCDAKKSASIAASIRGYEDVPANNEAALLTAVSQQPVSVAIDGGDYPFQLYSGGVFTGDCGTELDHAVTAIGYGTTSDGTKYWLLKNSWGTTWGENGYMRIERDVAAKEGTCGLAMEPSYPTA from the exons ATGGCTTCTCCTTTAGCCAAATGTCTTTGTGCCGCCATGCTCATTCTGACTACTCTCTGGGCTTCCCATGTGAGCGCTCGCGAGCTCAGCGATATGTCCATGGTGGAAAGGCATGAGGAGTGGATGGCAGAGAATGGCCGTGTCTACAAAGACGCGGCTGAGAAAGCGCGACGGTTTGAAATATTTAAGTCTAATGCGCAGCTCGTCGATTCCTTCAATGCAGGGAACCATAAATACTGGCTCGGCACTAACAAATTTGCCGATCTTACCAACGATGAGTTTAAAGCCACGAGAACTGGCTTTAGAACGTCAAAAACAACTAACACTGTGAAGATCTCGAAGAGGTTCAAGTACGAGAATGTTAGTGCTGTGCCTGCAAGCATGGATTGGAGGACTAGAGGCGTTGTCACCCCAGTCAAGGATCAAGGCCAATGCG GGTGTTGTTGGGCTTTCTCCGCCGTAGCAGCTATGGAAGGAATCACCAAACTGACCACCGGTAAGCTGATTTCCCTGTCGGAGCAAGAGCTGGTGGACTGCGATGTCGAGGGAGAGGACCAGGGCTGCGAGGGCGGCCTCATGGATGACGCCTTCGGCTTCATCATTTCCAAGGGCGGCCTCACCACCGAATCCAACTACCCCTACCGAGCCATGGACGGCAATTGCGACGCAAAGAAGTCCGCCTCCATAGCTGCCAGCATCCGCGGTTACGAGGACGTGCCTGCCAACAATGAAGCCGCCCTCCTGACGGCAGTGTCCCAACAACCAGTGTCCGTAGCCATCGATGGCGGCGACTATCCCTTCCAACTATACAGCGGTGGAGTCTTCACCGGCGATTGTGGGACGGAACTAGACCATGCGGTCACCGCAATAGGCTACGGCACAACGAGTGACGGAACCAAGTATTGGTTACTGAAGAATTCGTGGGGAACGACTTGGGGTGAGAACGGATACATGAGGATAGAGAGAGACGTGGCGGCTAAGGAGGGGACCTGTGGCCTTGCCATGGAGCCCTCTTACCCTACCGCCTGA
- the LOC109715137 gene encoding E3 ubiquitin-protein ligase At3g02290-like isoform X1: MNFRSFLLRWLPCLDSFLPLAQTERGEAHIITSDQGKASSYSTSLQEDNCAVVPFLSPPMPLPFDDPRFSQPQCQHDKQGEKYDDTSSYCQEVPVPLRSAVDTDPETTHTQENRNESLVKDSSVEATSEVTEIHYSSEEEDDCPICLEEYTSENPRIILQCNHHYHLSCIYEWMERSQACPICGEVMLFKEATSNFS, from the exons atgaatttCCGCTCTTTCCTTCTCAGATGGCTGCCATGTCTTGATTCG TTCCTTCCATTAGCTCAAACTGAAAGAGGTGAAGCTCATATAATTACATCTGATCAGGGAAAGGCTTCTTCATATTCAACTTCTCTACAAGAAGATAATTGTGCCGTAGTTCCATTTCTCTCCCCTCCAATGCCTTTACCTTTTGATGATCCCAGATTCTCTCAACCTCAATGTCAGCATGATAAACAAGGGGAGAAATATGACGACACCTCATCTTATTGCCAAGAGGTTCCTGTGCCCCTCAGAAGTGCTGTCGATACTGATCCAGAAACTACGCATACACAAGAAAATAGGAATGAATCTCTAGTAAAAGACTCATCGGTTGAGGCAACAAGCGAAGTAACAGAGATCCATTATTCTTCTGAAGAAGAGGATGATTGTCCAATTTGCCTTGAAG AATATACATCTGAAAATCCGAGGATAATTTTGCAATGCAATCATCACTATCACCTCAGTTGTATATATGAGTGGATGGAGAGGAGCCAAGCTTgtccaatctgtggcgag GTGATGTTGTTCAAGGAGGCGACATCAAACTTTTCCTAA
- the LOC109715137 gene encoding E3 ubiquitin-protein ligase At3g02290-like isoform X3, which yields MNFRSFLLRWLPCLDSGKASSYSTSLQEDNCAVVPFLSPPMPLPFDDPRFSQPQCQHDKQGEKYDDTSSYCQEVPVPLRSAVDTDPETTHTQENRNESLVKDSSVEATSEVTEIHYSSEEEDDCPICLEEYTSENPRIILQCNHHYHLSCIYEWMERSQACPICGEVMLFKEATSNFS from the exons atgaatttCCGCTCTTTCCTTCTCAGATGGCTGCCATGTCTTGATTCG GGAAAGGCTTCTTCATATTCAACTTCTCTACAAGAAGATAATTGTGCCGTAGTTCCATTTCTCTCCCCTCCAATGCCTTTACCTTTTGATGATCCCAGATTCTCTCAACCTCAATGTCAGCATGATAAACAAGGGGAGAAATATGACGACACCTCATCTTATTGCCAAGAGGTTCCTGTGCCCCTCAGAAGTGCTGTCGATACTGATCCAGAAACTACGCATACACAAGAAAATAGGAATGAATCTCTAGTAAAAGACTCATCGGTTGAGGCAACAAGCGAAGTAACAGAGATCCATTATTCTTCTGAAGAAGAGGATGATTGTCCAATTTGCCTTGAAG AATATACATCTGAAAATCCGAGGATAATTTTGCAATGCAATCATCACTATCACCTCAGTTGTATATATGAGTGGATGGAGAGGAGCCAAGCTTgtccaatctgtggcgag GTGATGTTGTTCAAGGAGGCGACATCAAACTTTTCCTAA
- the LOC109715137 gene encoding E3 ubiquitin-protein ligase At3g02290-like isoform X2, with the protein MNFRSFLLRWLPCLDSFDGLLRSLICHLSVRMIPYTWISGKIAIMSAHNSLSYAPVLSCKSRFSQPQCQHDKQGEKYDDTSSYCQEVPVPLRSAVDTDPETTHTQENRNESLVKDSSVEATSEVTEIHYSSEEEDDCPICLEEYTSENPRIILQCNHHYHLSCIYEWMERSQACPICGEVMLFKEATSNFS; encoded by the exons atgaatttCCGCTCTTTCCTTCTCAGATGGCTGCCATGTCTTGATTCG TTTGATGGACTATTGAGATCGCTGATATGTCATCTATCCGTACGGATGATTCCATACACATGGATATCAGGAAAAATAGCGATAATGTCGGCACATAATTCATTGAGCTATGCTCCTGTTCTGTCCTGTAAATCAag ATTCTCTCAACCTCAATGTCAGCATGATAAACAAGGGGAGAAATATGACGACACCTCATCTTATTGCCAAGAGGTTCCTGTGCCCCTCAGAAGTGCTGTCGATACTGATCCAGAAACTACGCATACACAAGAAAATAGGAATGAATCTCTAGTAAAAGACTCATCGGTTGAGGCAACAAGCGAAGTAACAGAGATCCATTATTCTTCTGAAGAAGAGGATGATTGTCCAATTTGCCTTGAAG AATATACATCTGAAAATCCGAGGATAATTTTGCAATGCAATCATCACTATCACCTCAGTTGTATATATGAGTGGATGGAGAGGAGCCAAGCTTgtccaatctgtggcgag GTGATGTTGTTCAAGGAGGCGACATCAAACTTTTCCTAA